The following proteins are co-located in the Pseudarthrobacter siccitolerans genome:
- a CDS encoding ABC1 kinase family protein produces MALVRRNRAPVPGAGDAGAGSTRARYRRILRFAAWNLAATWWYELLLPRIGLALVTERTRPARMQRFARRFHVLAVDLGGLMIKVGQFLSSRLDVLPPEITNELAGLQDEVPPVPFPAIRALAEKELGVPLEQAFAWVEETTIAAASLGQAHRARLLPADAAETGLKEVVVKVQRPGIGAIVDVDLAALRKVGGWLSHFRLISNRADMPALLEEFAQTSFEEIDYLHEAANSERFAVDFSGDGRVAVPQVAWERCTRRVLTLEDVTAIKITDAAALRAAGIDPALVAPVFAAVMFDQLFTNGFFHADPHPGNIFVTPVPAGVGEYPWKLTFIDFGMMGEVPASTRSGLRKLLIAAAARDGKGLVAAIGDVGVLMPSADVGGLERAMTQLFGRFGGMGFAELREVDPREFRDFAVEFGDVVRSLPFQLPENFLLIIRAMSLTSGVCSSLDPRFNLWDSVEPYAARLLRDERGNFVQDVAQQALDAAGIALRLPKRLDGLLARIEEGGLTVANPRLERQVARLHRSTRRTASALVFGALLIAGAVVRADDTALGSSLMLASVVPLLHGLWVGRRGF; encoded by the coding sequence GTGGCATTAGTCCGCCGCAACCGGGCACCGGTGCCCGGGGCCGGAGATGCCGGCGCGGGAAGTACCCGCGCCCGGTACCGCCGGATTCTCCGTTTCGCAGCCTGGAACCTGGCGGCGACCTGGTGGTATGAGCTGCTCCTCCCGCGGATCGGCTTGGCGTTGGTGACCGAGCGGACGCGGCCGGCCCGGATGCAGCGCTTCGCCCGGCGCTTCCACGTACTCGCGGTGGACCTGGGCGGCCTGATGATTAAGGTGGGGCAGTTCCTCTCGTCCAGGCTTGACGTGCTGCCCCCGGAAATCACCAACGAACTTGCGGGCCTCCAGGACGAGGTGCCGCCGGTCCCCTTCCCGGCCATCCGGGCCCTTGCCGAGAAGGAATTAGGGGTCCCGCTCGAGCAGGCGTTCGCCTGGGTGGAAGAGACGACGATCGCCGCGGCCTCGCTGGGGCAGGCGCACCGTGCACGGCTCCTTCCCGCTGATGCTGCCGAGACCGGACTGAAGGAAGTTGTGGTCAAGGTGCAGCGTCCGGGCATCGGCGCAATTGTCGACGTCGACCTGGCAGCATTGCGCAAGGTGGGCGGCTGGCTGAGCCACTTCCGGCTCATTTCCAACCGCGCCGATATGCCTGCCCTGTTGGAGGAATTCGCGCAGACCAGCTTCGAAGAAATCGACTACCTCCACGAAGCCGCCAACTCCGAGCGTTTCGCCGTGGATTTTTCCGGCGACGGCCGGGTGGCAGTTCCACAGGTCGCCTGGGAGCGGTGCACCCGCCGCGTGCTGACCCTCGAAGACGTCACGGCCATCAAGATTACGGACGCCGCAGCGCTCCGGGCGGCAGGTATTGATCCGGCCCTGGTGGCGCCGGTGTTCGCCGCCGTGATGTTCGACCAACTCTTCACCAACGGCTTTTTCCATGCCGACCCGCACCCTGGCAACATCTTCGTCACTCCGGTTCCTGCCGGCGTCGGGGAATACCCCTGGAAACTGACGTTCATCGACTTTGGCATGATGGGCGAAGTTCCCGCTTCGACGCGCAGCGGCCTGCGCAAGCTCCTGATCGCGGCCGCCGCGCGCGACGGCAAAGGGCTGGTGGCGGCCATCGGCGATGTAGGCGTCCTGATGCCGTCCGCGGACGTTGGAGGTCTCGAGCGGGCCATGACGCAGCTGTTTGGCCGCTTCGGGGGAATGGGTTTCGCCGAGCTTCGCGAAGTGGATCCGCGCGAATTCCGTGACTTCGCGGTTGAATTCGGTGACGTGGTGCGCTCCCTGCCGTTCCAGCTGCCCGAAAATTTCCTGCTCATCATCCGCGCAATGTCCCTGACATCGGGAGTGTGCAGTTCGCTGGACCCCCGGTTCAACCTGTGGGACTCGGTGGAACCCTACGCAGCCCGGCTGCTCCGGGACGAGCGCGGCAACTTCGTGCAGGACGTGGCCCAGCAGGCGCTCGATGCCGCAGGAATCGCGCTTCGCCTGCCCAAGCGGCTGGACGGACTCCTTGCCCGGATCGAGGAAGGTGGCCTCACGGTTGCCAACCCGCGACTTGAGCGGCAGGTCGCCAGGCTCCACCGCTCAACGCGGCGTACGGCGTCCGCCCTGGTATTCGGCGCCTTATTGATTGCCGGGGCCGTGGTGCGGGCTGACGATACAGCCTTGGGCAGTTCGCTGATGCTGGCGTCCGTAGTCCCGCTGCTGCACGGCCTGTGGGTGGGGCGGCGCGGTTTCTAA
- a CDS encoding lipoate--protein ligase family protein, with product MHHADPGTRTVTVVRQEVSLGAGRDLEFGLELLAKARSGGMGPTLRLYRPAPTVAFGQRDTRLPGFEAAEQACRDNGFEPLVRRAGGRAAAYHQGTLVVDHIEPDADAIAGSKSRFGYFGELFAEALRGVGVHAAVGEIPGEYCPGEFSVHGSEQGSSRQVKLVGTAQRVVAGGWLFSSVIVVEDSAPIRKVLTDTYAALGLDWDPATAGAVNDLVPGVDVGAVEEALLATYARHATLGTAPFSSLGA from the coding sequence ATGCATCACGCCGATCCGGGAACCCGCACAGTGACAGTGGTGCGCCAGGAGGTTTCGCTTGGCGCCGGGCGGGATCTCGAATTTGGCCTGGAGCTCCTGGCCAAGGCAAGGAGTGGAGGGATGGGCCCCACGCTTCGCCTGTACCGGCCGGCCCCCACGGTGGCGTTCGGCCAGCGGGACACCAGGCTGCCGGGTTTTGAAGCAGCAGAGCAGGCCTGCCGCGACAACGGCTTTGAGCCGCTGGTCCGCCGCGCCGGCGGCCGGGCAGCGGCGTACCACCAGGGAACCCTGGTGGTGGACCATATTGAACCGGACGCGGACGCCATCGCCGGATCAAAAAGCCGGTTCGGGTACTTTGGGGAGTTGTTCGCCGAAGCCCTGCGCGGTGTTGGAGTGCACGCGGCTGTCGGGGAGATCCCCGGCGAGTACTGCCCCGGGGAATTCAGTGTGCACGGCAGCGAACAGGGCAGCTCCCGCCAGGTGAAGCTGGTGGGCACCGCCCAGCGTGTGGTGGCCGGCGGCTGGCTGTTCAGTTCCGTCATCGTGGTGGAGGACTCCGCGCCCATCCGCAAGGTCCTCACGGACACCTACGCCGCCCTCGGCCTGGACTGGGACCCTGCCACGGCGGGGGCAGTGAACGATCTTGTCCCGGGCGTGGACGTGGGCGCGGTGGAGGAGGCGCTGCTGGCAACGTACGCCCGCCACGCCACCCTCGGGACTGCACCCTTCAGCAGCCTGGGGGCATAA
- a CDS encoding mycoredoxin: MDFTPESGTITMFSTTWCGYCNRLKKQLDAQGIGYNEINIEEVEGTAELVEQLNGGNRTVPTVLFPDGTAATNPSAAEVKTRLAA; the protein is encoded by the coding sequence ATGGACTTCACTCCCGAATCCGGCACCATCACCATGTTTTCCACCACGTGGTGCGGCTACTGCAACCGGCTGAAGAAGCAGCTGGATGCCCAGGGCATCGGCTACAACGAGATCAACATCGAGGAAGTGGAAGGCACCGCCGAACTCGTGGAGCAGCTGAACGGTGGCAACCGCACGGTGCCCACCGTCCTCTTCCCGGACGGCACTGCTGCCACCAACCCGTCCGCTGCCGAGGTCAAGACGCGCCTCGCAGCCTAG
- a CDS encoding NUDIX domain-containing protein, whose protein sequence is MDHSLASASSSTPPVRTGPRDPGDAWVEGDRGRFWGRFGAAGVLAYDPAKGVLLQHRAVWSHNGGTWGLPGGALHEGEDAVEGALREAWEEAAVPSGNVEVLFRSVLDLGYWSYTTVVVLVTEPFDPVISDPESIELLWIPVAGVESKELHPGFAAAWPGLRERISTPA, encoded by the coding sequence TCACTCACTGGCCTCCGCCTCGTCCTCCACTCCGCCTGTCCGCACGGGTCCACGCGATCCCGGTGACGCCTGGGTGGAGGGGGACCGCGGCCGGTTCTGGGGCAGGTTTGGTGCGGCCGGCGTCCTGGCTTATGACCCCGCCAAGGGTGTGCTCCTGCAGCACCGGGCCGTCTGGAGCCATAACGGCGGGACCTGGGGCCTGCCCGGCGGGGCGCTGCATGAGGGCGAGGATGCGGTGGAGGGCGCATTGCGCGAAGCCTGGGAGGAGGCCGCCGTGCCGTCCGGGAACGTCGAGGTACTTTTCAGGTCCGTGCTGGACCTGGGCTACTGGTCCTACACCACGGTGGTGGTGCTGGTGACGGAACCGTTCGATCCCGTCATCAGCGACCCCGAGAGCATCGAATTGCTGTGGATACCGGTGGCCGGGGTGGAAAGCAAGGAACTGCACCCGGGCTTCGCGGCTGCCTGGCCCGGGTTGCGGGAGCGGATCAGTACCCCGGCGTAG
- a CDS encoding PadR family transcriptional regulator translates to MRDSYPAGGFGGNSIDGIWQAVEELRSRFEKRGGTRAGKGEVRAAVLALLAERPMHGYQIIREIEERSGGSWKPSAGSVYPTLQLLADEGVISAEESNGRKIYSLTEAGREEAAGGHPGSPWSAAGPTTGAGVGSLPKAGIELAQAAAQVGRTGSPEQVQQAVAVLEEARRRIYSILAQG, encoded by the coding sequence GTGCGTGATTCGTACCCGGCAGGCGGCTTTGGCGGAAACAGCATCGATGGCATCTGGCAGGCCGTCGAGGAACTCCGTTCACGGTTCGAAAAGCGCGGGGGCACGCGCGCCGGCAAGGGCGAGGTGCGGGCAGCCGTGCTGGCCCTGCTCGCGGAGCGTCCCATGCATGGCTACCAGATCATCCGTGAGATCGAGGAGCGCAGCGGCGGCAGCTGGAAACCGAGCGCCGGCTCCGTCTACCCCACCCTCCAGCTGCTCGCCGACGAGGGAGTCATCAGCGCCGAGGAGTCCAATGGCCGCAAGATCTATTCGCTGACAGAAGCAGGCCGTGAGGAGGCGGCAGGCGGCCACCCTGGATCGCCATGGAGTGCCGCAGGGCCAACAACCGGCGCAGGTGTTGGGTCCCTGCCCAAAGCCGGTATTGAGCTGGCGCAGGCTGCAGCGCAGGTAGGCCGCACAGGCTCACCGGAGCAGGTACAGCAGGCCGTGGCAGTGCTCGAAGAAGCCCGCCGGCGGATCTACTCCATCCTCGCCCAGGGCTGA
- a CDS encoding SOS response-associated peptidase: MCGRYVMARAVGDLLAEFDAGLEEEVDIPPSWNVAPTDDVPIVLERLIDDGQAPKQVRQLHVARWGLVPSWAKDPGIGSRMINARSESVLEKPAFRKAVQSRRCAVPADGYYEWKQGPGKSKQPYYVHPGEGHGLVFAGLYEWWKDPAWPAGEPGGWMLSTSILTTDTPPPGSEDTVFGKLTALHDRVPLPMDKSTMEAWLDPQADDAAALVDLVRSGVKDVASDWHVDSVGKDVGNVRNNGPELIRPVEALF, from the coding sequence ATGTGTGGACGTTATGTAATGGCACGTGCTGTGGGGGACCTCCTGGCCGAGTTCGACGCCGGGCTTGAGGAGGAGGTGGACATCCCGCCGTCCTGGAATGTTGCGCCAACGGACGACGTGCCCATCGTCCTGGAGCGGCTGATCGATGACGGGCAGGCCCCCAAGCAGGTGCGCCAGCTCCACGTGGCGCGCTGGGGATTGGTTCCGTCCTGGGCCAAGGACCCCGGGATCGGTTCGCGGATGATCAACGCACGGAGCGAATCCGTGCTGGAGAAACCGGCTTTCCGCAAAGCCGTCCAGTCACGCCGGTGCGCCGTGCCCGCGGACGGCTACTACGAATGGAAGCAGGGGCCAGGGAAGTCCAAGCAGCCCTACTATGTGCACCCGGGGGAAGGCCACGGCCTGGTTTTTGCCGGACTCTACGAATGGTGGAAGGATCCGGCCTGGCCTGCAGGGGAGCCGGGCGGGTGGATGCTTTCCACGTCCATCCTGACCACTGACACGCCGCCGCCAGGAAGCGAAGACACGGTGTTCGGCAAGCTGACGGCGCTGCACGACCGGGTTCCGCTGCCGATGGACAAATCCACGATGGAAGCGTGGCTGGACCCGCAGGCCGACGACGCGGCCGCCCTGGTGGACCTGGTCCGGTCCGGGGTTAAGGACGTGGCGTCGGACTGGCACGTCGACTCGGTGGGCAAGGACGTGGGGAACGTGCGCAACAACGGGCCGGAACTGATCCGGCCGGTGGAGGCCCTC
- a CDS encoding thioesterase family protein translates to MTADLPELAEGNYYYQSLGEGRFCSTIHAQGAWNVHEQHMAPASGLMADCLERHQPRTGLRMARLSYEILGLIPGGDFHIETTTLRPGKTIELLQAELVAGGRTAIRATAWRMITSDTSAVAAIEDTAIPGPDECKPYDGASVWPGGYIRSLEMRVAEGHRPGAGKVWLRTDHPLTDRADSGDLARLMGLVDTANGIAARVPPGKDSYAFPNVDLQIHMYRRPEGEWLGLDNAVSFGGDGIGLTSTVLHDLQGPFGRAEQILTLRKS, encoded by the coding sequence TTGACCGCTGATCTGCCTGAACTGGCCGAGGGAAATTACTACTACCAGTCCCTGGGTGAAGGACGTTTCTGTTCCACGATCCATGCCCAGGGTGCCTGGAACGTCCACGAGCAGCACATGGCGCCCGCGTCAGGCCTGATGGCGGACTGCCTGGAGCGGCACCAGCCGCGGACGGGGCTGCGGATGGCCAGGTTGAGCTACGAGATCCTGGGCCTCATTCCCGGCGGTGATTTCCACATCGAGACCACCACACTCCGGCCGGGAAAAACCATCGAGCTGCTGCAGGCAGAGCTGGTTGCCGGCGGCCGGACGGCCATCCGGGCCACGGCATGGCGGATGATAACCAGCGATACGTCCGCTGTCGCGGCCATTGAGGATACCGCCATTCCCGGCCCGGACGAATGCAAGCCCTACGACGGCGCCTCCGTGTGGCCCGGCGGTTACATCCGCTCCCTTGAGATGCGCGTGGCGGAAGGGCACCGGCCCGGGGCCGGCAAAGTATGGCTGCGCACGGACCACCCCCTGACGGACAGGGCAGACAGCGGCGACCTCGCCCGCCTGATGGGGCTCGTGGATACCGCCAACGGCATCGCCGCGCGGGTGCCGCCAGGCAAGGACAGCTACGCCTTTCCCAACGTTGACCTCCAGATCCACATGTACCGCCGCCCGGAAGGGGAGTGGCTGGGGCTGGACAACGCCGTCTCCTTTGGCGGGGACGGGATCGGCCTCACCTCAACAGTCCTGCATGATCTGCAGGGCCCTTTCGGGCGCGCGGAACAGATTCTGACGCTCCGCAAAAGCTGA
- a CDS encoding endonuclease/exonuclease/phosphatase family protein translates to MRVISYNLRKHKASGELLALARNHDIDALCLQEVDATDLPETLGPLHLADATKGNRLGLAIYYRTSRFTALDTQSFALKKSMHDRVLAPAHERLIGTRVVDNETQHELVIGSFHAAPLTASNSLRRKQIHAAHAELLSMGRGLMTLMVGDFNYPFFTKNLHLHMKNSGYALSLSNRRTYTRYKVFKGHFDFATSLGLDIESVETLPRGNSDHLPILVHAEYGKDY, encoded by the coding sequence ATGCGCGTCATCAGCTACAACCTCCGCAAGCACAAAGCGAGCGGCGAGCTCCTTGCCCTGGCACGGAACCACGATATTGATGCGCTCTGCCTTCAGGAGGTGGACGCCACCGACCTCCCCGAGACCCTCGGCCCGCTCCACCTTGCCGATGCCACCAAGGGAAACCGGCTGGGGCTGGCCATCTATTACCGCACCAGCCGTTTCACTGCGCTGGACACCCAGTCCTTCGCACTCAAGAAGTCGATGCACGACAGGGTCCTGGCCCCGGCGCACGAGCGGCTCATCGGGACGCGGGTGGTGGACAACGAGACCCAGCATGAACTGGTGATCGGGTCCTTCCACGCGGCGCCCCTCACGGCCTCAAACTCCCTGCGCCGCAAGCAGATCCACGCCGCCCACGCCGAGCTGCTCAGCATGGGGCGGGGCCTGATGACGCTGATGGTGGGCGACTTCAATTACCCGTTCTTCACCAAGAACCTGCACCTCCACATGAAGAACTCGGGCTACGCGCTCTCCCTCAGCAACCGGCGGACGTATACCCGTTACAAGGTCTTTAAGGGCCACTTCGACTTCGCCACGTCGCTGGGACTGGACATCGAGAGTGTTGAGACGCTGCCCCGGGGCAACTCCGACCACCTGCCCATCCTTGTTCACGCGGAGTACGGCAAGGACTACTAA